The sequence TTCCTGCTTGACGAGAACGTTCCCCGCAGTGTATTCAAGTACTTGGAATCCAACGGGTATGACGTTGAATACGTTCCAAGCGATGCCGACGACAGGATCGTGGTAGGAATCGCGAGAAGGAAGGACTTAATACTAGTCACAAGAGACAGTGATTTCGCAGACGAGATACGCTACCCTCCCGGGTCTCATCCTGGAATAATAGTACTTAGAATCCACCCAGCCAAACCTGAAACAATGATAGAACGCTTGGCATATACACTGGATAATATTCGCGATTTCCATGGGAAAACAACGATAATTTATAACGATAGAATTGAATCAATAAAATAACATTAAACACAGAATTACAGACCTATTGGTAATAAGAGAGAACTAAATTCCTCACTTAACTCGGTGTTT comes from Candidatus Tiamatella incendiivivens and encodes:
- a CDS encoding DUF5615 family PIN-like protein gives rise to the protein MSYRFLLDENVPRSVFKYLESNGYDVEYVPSDADDRIVVGIARRKDLILVTRDSDFADEIRYPPGSHPGIIVLRIHPAKPETMIERLAYTLDNIRDFHGKTTIIYNDRIESIK